The Gemmatimonadaceae bacterium genome includes a window with the following:
- a CDS encoding dicarboxylate/amino acid:cation symporter, with the protein MPRLWNNLTVRVLTAVALGVVVGILWPDVGKSLKPLGDTFVNLVRMVIAPIIFLTIVAGIATIGDLRHVGRVGGKAFLYFEVVTTFALAIGLLVVNLTKPGAGLDASSMAKGDISRYAQAGEQMTFVDFLVHIVPSSVVDAFAKGEILQVVFFAVLFGVALTLSGEIGRNITDGCERLAQVFFKLVGIIMHVAPLGAFGAMAFTVGSFGLKTLLPLGRLMLDVYLTMFLFVFVVLNVICRLYGFSLWEFIKYIKEEILLVLGTSSSEAALPRMLEKLERYGCDKSVVRLVIPTGYSFNLDGTSIYLSMALIFIAQVFRVDLTIGQQVGILLILMLTSKGAAGVTGSGFIVLASTLSAMRVVPLEGLALLLGVDRFMSEARAITNLIGNGVATLVISRSEKAFDDAKRAEALERQHLERLGLAA; encoded by the coding sequence GTGCCCCGCCTCTGGAACAACCTTACCGTTCGCGTCCTGACCGCCGTCGCCCTCGGAGTCGTGGTCGGGATTCTCTGGCCGGACGTGGGCAAGTCGCTCAAGCCGCTGGGCGACACCTTCGTGAACCTCGTCCGGATGGTGATTGCGCCCATCATCTTCCTCACCATCGTGGCCGGGATCGCGACGATTGGTGACTTGCGACACGTGGGGCGCGTGGGCGGGAAGGCGTTTCTCTACTTCGAGGTCGTCACCACCTTCGCGCTGGCCATCGGGCTCCTCGTGGTGAACCTGACGAAGCCGGGGGCCGGACTCGACGCCTCGTCGATGGCCAAGGGCGACATCTCGCGGTACGCGCAGGCGGGGGAGCAGATGACGTTCGTCGACTTCCTCGTGCACATCGTCCCCTCGAGCGTGGTCGACGCCTTTGCCAAGGGAGAGATCCTGCAGGTCGTCTTCTTCGCCGTGTTGTTTGGTGTGGCGCTCACGCTGTCGGGGGAGATCGGTCGCAACATCACCGACGGCTGCGAGCGTTTGGCGCAGGTCTTCTTCAAGCTCGTCGGCATCATCATGCACGTGGCGCCGCTGGGGGCCTTTGGGGCGATGGCCTTCACCGTCGGCTCGTTCGGCCTCAAGACGCTCCTCCCGCTGGGGCGCCTGATGCTCGACGTGTACCTGACGATGTTCCTCTTCGTCTTCGTCGTCCTCAACGTCATCTGCCGCCTGTACGGCTTCTCGCTGTGGGAGTTCATCAAGTACATCAAGGAGGAGATTCTCCTGGTGCTGGGGACGTCATCGAGCGAGGCCGCACTCCCCCGCATGCTGGAGAAGCTCGAGCGCTACGGCTGCGACAAGTCGGTGGTGCGCCTGGTGATCCCGACCGGCTACTCGTTCAACCTCGACGGGACGTCGATCTACTTGTCGATGGCGCTGATCTTCATCGCCCAGGTGTTCCGCGTCGATCTCACGATTGGGCAGCAGGTGGGGATTCTCCTCATCCTCATGCTCACGTCGAAGGGAGCGGCCGGCGTGACGGGCTCGGGGTTCATCGTGCTGGCGTCCACGCTCTCGGCCATGCGGGTGGTGCCGTTGGAAGGGCTGGCGCTGCTGCTGGGGGTGGACCGGTTCATGTCCGAGGCGCGCGCCATCACGAATCTCATCGGGAACGGGGTGGCGACGCTGGTCATCTCGCGCAGCGAGAAGGCATTCGACGATGCCAAACGAGCGGAAGCGCTGGAGCGGCAGCATCTGGAGCGCTTGGGGTTGGCGGCGTGA